CCTGTCGTTTCTCGGTTTGGGAGCACAGCCTCCCATGGCCGAATGGGGCTCGATGCTCGCTTCGGAACGCAACCAGGTCTTCACTGCGCCCCATCTCGTCTTCTTTCCCGGTCTGGCGATCATGATCACCGTGCTCGGTTTCAATCTCATGGGTGACGGTCTGCGCGACGCCCTCGACCCGACTTTGAACCGATGACTGCTGCACCGACCCCAGACAAGGTGAGCGTCGATGTCCGTCGTGCGGGTGAGGTCGGTGAGCGACTGCTCGAGATCCGCGGGCTGAAGACCCACTTCGATACGCGCGACGGTGTCGTAAAGGCGGTCGACGCAGTCGACCTGCACGTGGATCGAGGCGAAGTGCTGGGCATCGTGGGCGAGTCGGGTTGCGGCAAGTCGGTGACCTCGCTGTCGGTGATGGGTCTGATTGCCCATCCCGGGTCGATCGTCGCCGGGGACGTCATCTTCAACGGCAAGAACGTGACCGATATGAAGAAATCCGAAGTTCGGAGCTTGCGCGGCGAACACATTTCGATGATCTTCCAGCAGCCTGCCAGCGCGCTGAATCCCGTCTACCGCGCCGGGGCGCAGATCAAGGAGGTCTTCGAACTCCACCGCGATTGGTCGAAGGACATCGAGGATCAGAAGGTTATCGAGATGCTCGCCAAGGTCGGCATACCCGATCCAGAGACGCGGGCGAGGGCCTATCCACACGAGCTATCCGGTGGAATGGCCCAGCGCGTGATGATCGCAATGGCGCTTGCCTGCGAGCCGGAGCTGCTGATTGCCGATGAGCCGACCACCGCGCTGGATGTCACCATCCAGGCACAGATTCTCGACCTGATCCGCGATCTACAGAAGTCTTCGAACACGGCCGTCCTGCTGATCACCCACGACCTTGGTGTCGTCGCCGAGATGGCCCATCGGGTGGCAGTCATGTATGCAGGCGAAATCGTCGAGGAGTCCGACGTACGGACCATCTTCAAGAACCCGATGCACCCCTACACCCAGGGGCTGGTCGGATCGATCCCTGTGCTCGGAAAACTGAAGAATGTGCTCGACACGATTCCGGGTGTGGTGCCCTCGCTGATCGATCTTCCGCTCGGCTGCCGGTTCGCCTCCCGGTGCGTCGATCGTGTGCAGAACGACCTGGAGATCTGCATGTCCAGGAAACCCGAACTCCTCGATGTCGCCCCCGGGCACAAGGTGCGATGCTGGCTCTACCAGGATGGTTCCTCCGATGGCTGAGAATCTCGTAGAGATACGCAACCTCGTCAAGCAGTTCCCGGTGAAGGGTGGACTGTTTCAGCGTCAGATAGCCACGGTCAATGCAGTAGCCGACGTCGATCTCGACATTCGCAAAGGTGAGACGGTCGGTCTGGTGGGGGAGTCGGGGTGCGGCAAGACGACGCTCGGGCGGATGCTCGTCCGCCTTCTCGAGCCGACCAGCGGCACGATCAGCTTCGACGGCGAAGACATCACGCATGTGCACGGTCAGGAGCTCAAACGATTCCGTCGTCGTATGCAGTTCATCTTCCAGGATCCCTATGGGTCTTTGGATCCGCGTACGCAGGTCGGCGA
This portion of the Acidimicrobiia bacterium genome encodes:
- a CDS encoding ABC transporter ATP-binding protein, which gives rise to MTAAPTPDKVSVDVRRAGEVGERLLEIRGLKTHFDTRDGVVKAVDAVDLHVDRGEVLGIVGESGCGKSVTSLSVMGLIAHPGSIVAGDVIFNGKNVTDMKKSEVRSLRGEHISMIFQQPASALNPVYRAGAQIKEVFELHRDWSKDIEDQKVIEMLAKVGIPDPETRARAYPHELSGGMAQRVMIAMALACEPELLIADEPTTALDVTIQAQILDLIRDLQKSSNTAVLLITHDLGVVAEMAHRVAVMYAGEIVEESDVRTIFKNPMHPYTQGLVGSIPVLGKLKNVLDTIPGVVPSLIDLPLGCRFASRCVDRVQNDLEICMSRKPELLDVAPGHKVRCWLYQDGSSDG